Within Oleidesulfovibrio alaskensis DSM 16109, the genomic segment CTTTTCGCTCCCCTGGCGGTGCTTACCGCAGGCGGCATACTGTCCCTTTCACGCGCACGCGCCAAATGGCTCATGCGGCTGATGGCACTGCTGCTGCTGGCGCTGGCCGCAGCGCTGGTCACCCTGCAGCTGGGGCAGATGTTCGGCTGGGAATGGCTGACCAAAGCCGTCCGCTGGCCGCTGGCTCTGGAAGGATTGTGGATTCTTGCCGCAATCAGTGCAGCAGGAGCGGCAATCATGTGGGTTGCGGCGCCTGCCGCCGGCGGGGCCGGTGCGCTGCTGCTGGCAGTGCTGTTCACCACCGTATGGATTCAGCCGCTGGGACTTATCACTGCTCCCTCCATGGATAACGTGATGAGCCCGCGCATGCAGGGTGAGCTTATCGGCAGCTACATAGAAAAAGGCTACACCCCCGTGACCTATAAAGTCTATTCGGGCACTTATACGTTCTACGCCGGTGCCGACCTGCTGGAACTGGACGAATGGGCCGATGTGGATGCCGCCGTGTCAGCCCACCGGAAAACCGTGGTCGCCATGCGCACCAAACACTGGGACACATGGGAAAACAAACCCGCAGACATGCGGGAGGTAAGCCGGCAGTGGATTGTAGATCAGGAATATGTCGTTGCCGTACGCGAGACATCCTCCCCCGACCAAACAGAGGTCTCTGCCCAAACAGAGGTCCCTGCGAAGTCCGGTCAAACCGGTGAGCCTGCTGACCTGCCCGCAGATTCAGCCACCGCGCCGGTTCAGCTTCCCGCTGCCAATGCCACCAACAGTACGGCAACACAGCAATCAGCCATAACGCCCTCTGCCGACATGCCTGCGGACGACGCTCCCCAAGCGGACAGCGCCGCAGAAGAGGGGCATGAGACATCCCCTGCAGATGCTCCCGCGCAGGGCAATGCCACCACCATCTGACAGACGGTGTACAATCCATGAAAAAACACGGCGGCGGAACACAGGTTCCGCCGCCGTTCTGCTGTGCGCGACTGCCGCACAAAAAATTCCGGCATATGATGCAACATACTGCCGGTACAGATGAAAGATAAAACCACAGCCGCTACATATACACAGCCAGAGCGCAGCCCCAGGCGGCGCCTGTCAGCAGCACTGCGGCCAGTCCGCAGCATGTCTGCATCCACCTGCGGCTGACAACGGCGGCCCCCCCGGGATGCAGCAGGCCTCCGCTCAGCCTGCCCGCGGCAAAACCGCACACAAGTCCGGCCACATGTGCTGTAATGTCGGTACGTTCTCCCTCCATGCCCAGCATGGCAAGCAGCCCCAGTCCTGCAGCAATGACCGCAAAAGCCTTCACACGGCCCTGCCTGCCCTCCAGAGCCAGCGTTATGCCGCACAAAGCCCCCACAGCGCCGAAGACACCTGTGGAGGCCCCCATACTCAGATAGTCATAGCCGGAAAACAGAACACTGCAGACATTGCCGGCGGCACCGGCCAGCAGCACAAGCAGCCAGCCCGCACCGGCACCGGTGCGACGGCAGAGCAAAGGCATAAACACACCGCCGGAAACAACATTGCCCAGCAGATGGCCGCTGTCGGCGTGCAGAGTAAGCGCGGTCACAACGCGGAACCACTCGCGGTCCACCAGCACACGCATGCCGTCCAGACGTCCGGCTTCGGCCCATTGTTCCGCAGAAAGCCCGCCAACAGCTGGTAAAAAATGATTGAGCCACGGCCACCAGTGCATACGCACGCCGTGCCAGACGGCCAGACAGAGCAGCACCCAGTAAGTGACTGCCGCAGTTGGAAAAACCGGTGCGGGAAGCGGCACCGCTGCGGCGGGGGTATTTTCATGTTCGGCGCGGAGTATTTCCGCGGCAGCCAGACGCTCATAAAGCAGCGGCACATACAACGCCGCCCCCCATGAACGGTGCTGCAGCCGGTAGGGAATACCCCGCGATGCCAGCACCAGCGGCCATGCCGGAGCTACTCCGGCCCGCACACGCAGTCCGGAAGCCGCCAGCAGAGGCACCACATCGCACCACCAGCGCGAAGCTCCGCGCCGGACCATGCGGTGTCTGCCTGTCCCGGTCGTCCCGCCCCGCAGAATGGTACCTGAACGTCCGGCAGAAATGGCCACAGGCTATTTCCGCCGCGGACCATCCGCATCGCAATCGATGACGCGGGGGTCATCCTGCGAACCGTCCTCCGCGGCTTCACAGTCTATGACAACAGTCCTGCGCGGCTCTTCCTGTGCTTCGGGACCGAACCCGCCGGAATAGTAGGTACGGGAATAAAATGTTCCGCCGCTGCCGAACCCGCCGGAAAACTGCGAGGAGCGGGCTGCCCCGTGCACCTGCACCGAGCTGGCGAAACTCCGCCGCAACCGGCGTGCCAGCGGCGCTCTGGTAAGCGGGAAAAGTAATACAAGTCCCAGCGCATCGGTCATGAGACCCGGTGTTATCAGCAGAATACCGGCCACAAGAATCATCAGGCCCTCAACCATCTCATCAGCAGGCATGACACCTTTATCCAGCGACTGGCGCACCTTGAACATGGTGCTCAGCCCTTCCGTGCGGGCCAGCCATGCACCGGCTATGCCCGTAAGTATGACCAGCAGTATGGTTGAACCGGCACCGATGGCGCTGCCGACCTGAATGAGCAGATACAGCTCGATGAAAGGGATTATGGTAAACAGCAGTAAAAGGCGTAGCAGCATGGTGACCCCTGTTATGGCCTGTTATGGATTGATTGCCGGTTTTCCGGCCATGCACTGGTACTAAGCATTCCGCGACAGTTGTAAAGCGCAGTCATGCTGCGACCGGCAACAGCACGGCAGACCGCACATTGAGTCAAAGTACCGCCCATGGCAAGCGGCCGGTGCGGCACGGCACGGCAGGAACATACAGGGACAAACGGGCACAAAACGAATCACACAGGCCGGACATCACCCCGCAAGGGCTATCATCGCAGCACCGGCCCCCATGACACAGGCAC encodes:
- a CDS encoding rhomboid family intramembrane serine protease, with protein sequence MAISAGRSGTILRGGTTGTGRHRMVRRGASRWWCDVVPLLAASGLRVRAGVAPAWPLVLASRGIPYRLQHRSWGAALYVPLLYERLAAAEILRAEHENTPAAAVPLPAPVFPTAAVTYWVLLCLAVWHGVRMHWWPWLNHFLPAVGGLSAEQWAEAGRLDGMRVLVDREWFRVVTALTLHADSGHLLGNVVSGGVFMPLLCRRTGAGAGWLLVLLAGAAGNVCSVLFSGYDYLSMGASTGVFGAVGALCGITLALEGRQGRVKAFAVIAAGLGLLAMLGMEGERTDITAHVAGLVCGFAAGRLSGGLLHPGGAAVVSRRWMQTCCGLAAVLLTGAAWGCALAVYM
- a CDS encoding FxsA family protein → MLLRLLLLFTIIPFIELYLLIQVGSAIGAGSTILLVILTGIAGAWLARTEGLSTMFKVRQSLDKGVMPADEMVEGLMILVAGILLITPGLMTDALGLVLLFPLTRAPLARRLRRSFASSVQVHGAARSSQFSGGFGSGGTFYSRTYYSGGFGPEAQEEPRRTVVIDCEAAEDGSQDDPRVIDCDADGPRRK